Genomic DNA from Pigmentiphaga litoralis:
CCCCGGCGGCGCAGCACGGCGTTGACACGGGCCAGCAGTTCGCGCGGGTTGAAAGGCTTGGGCAGGTAGTCGTCGGCGCCCATTTCCAGGCCGACGATACGGTCCACGTCCTCGGCCTTGGCCGTCAACATGATGATCGGGGTGCTGTCCCGCGCGCCGCGCAGACGGCGGCAGATGGACAGGCCATCTTCGCCGGGCAGCATCAGGTCCAGGACAAGCAGATCGAAACGCTCGCGTTGCCAGAGCTTGTTCATGGTCTGGGCGTTTTCCGCGACCCAGACAGAGAAGCCCTGCTCGGCAAGGTAGCGGCGCAGAAGGTCGCGCAGACGCACGTCGTCATCGACGACGAGGATTTTTTTGGGGGCGTTGGCTAGAGACATGCGGCAAATGTAACGGAGCCAGTTGTATCAATCCAGCAAGGGACATTGGTTGTTACAGAAATGGGGACTTGGTCACGGCTGAGTGCGTGAGCCCCCGATTTCAC
This window encodes:
- the ompR gene encoding osmolarity response regulator transcription factor OmpR; the protein is MSLANAPKKILVVDDDVRLRDLLRRYLAEQGFSVWVAENAQTMNKLWQRERFDLLVLDLMLPGEDGLSICRRLRGARDSTPIIMLTAKAEDVDRIVGLEMGADDYLPKPFNPRELLARVNAVLRRRGPEEHPGAPSQDNESVSFGPYVLNLATRTLTRDNEPVALTTGEFSVLKVFARHPKIPLSRDKLMELARGREYEAFDRSLDVQISRLRKLIEPDPAKPVFIQTVWGLGYVFVPDGGS